From the genome of Athalia rosae chromosome 3, iyAthRosa1.1, whole genome shotgun sequence:
GCCGATCGATGAAGTGGATTGGCTGCCACAAATGCTGCCAATTGGTTCTGCAAAGTTAATAGGACGGTTCCCATGTGTCCATGAGTTACCGGGTCTTCCGGATTCAAATTCATCACAGCTTCTTCCAACCATCTGAAACAAATCATGAATCTATATATTCAGCGCTTACACATTGATGGTAGgtgaataactttttttttcatcttcaaaaGAGAAtgtatatcaaaaaattcgaacgtgcAGGATGAGATTACCTGTATTTCAATTCAGTTCTATGTCCCAAGTCAGCAGATAGTTGTTGTATCAATGATAGAAGAACGGGTTGTTGAAGTAAGCAACGTGCACCACCTGGAGCAGGTGGTGTTGCAAATACTCGGCTTGGTTCTGTACGTTCGCAAACAAGAACAACAAGGTTCAAATCACTGGCACTCAATGCTTGCTGGAATGCTGCGTTCAGCTGACCTCTTTGCAAGAGATTTAGAACTCTTGCTTGAGCATCAGCCCCTACTGGAGTTGAAGGACCAGGAGTCGTTGCCCGTGATCTAGAGATAATTTCCAGTTTTCCAAACAGTCTTTCTcttaaatgaattttataatgagatttgaaaagagttaaattgcaaaatttcagCTCACCTTGCACCAGATATTTCTGTAAGATGCTGGCTAAAATTTTCTCTGATTGTATCGCGAACTACTCTAGTAGTTCCTTCCTGTATGACTCTGACTCCTTTAGTAAGTTCGTTTTGCAGTTCCTGACGAACCGTTGCTGCAAGGGCTTCGCTTTGCTGTTCGTTTCTTCGCTGTCTTTGCTTATCTGCTACTGCATCGACATTTTGAAtgtctgacaaaaaaaatgataagaaactGATGTGCAAGAAGTGTAAAACCAGTTTTTCACTATAATTTACGATTACCAAACCTTCATTGAAATCAAATACTTGATACTTACATTCACGAGTTCCTCTAGAAAAGGCATCTTGAACTTGTCTAAACATAGTCTGGCATGCCCTCTCCATTCCCGGTAGGAGTACGTTTGTGAAAGCTTCTTTAAAAACGCTATCAAGTGCTGGTTTAGCAGCATTAGCAGCTGCCAGGGTGAGGGTATCGCGTATGTGAGCACCATTCACCAACTGGGTAAGATTTTCTTTCATGAGTTCATCCATGTGAGAAACATCAAGGCGCAGCTGATGCCTCAAAGGATCAAGTGCACCATCTACTATTtgtggtaaatttttttctaattttcccgTAATAGTGCTTTCGAGAGAATGGAGGACCTCCTGTTGGCGAGACAGCTGAACCAGTAATGTTTGTTCCATAGATGTGTTTTGCTGTTGAGTAGCCCTGGCTAATGCCGACTCAACCCGATTCGCCATGGGAGTATCTTGCCTCAATCTAGTAACTTCAGATCTTAATTCTCTCAGTTCCTGCTGCTGGTCTTGAACCATTTTCAAAATAGCATCAAGCTTTGTAGTGAGTGCAAGAATATGTCCATCATCCGTAACACGCCATTTGTTTTCTTCAGTTCGGGTGGTTTCTATTCGAGGTTCAGGTAAATCAATCTTTGGTATGTTATTTGCAATCTCTGTATCCTGGTCGCTGGCAGCAAACTTTTCAGGTTTTTCTATATCCGGAACATTAACTTCTTTTAATAACTCAATAGGAATACCAGGCCAAATCTCTGCAACAGCTGTTTCTGAATCTGGCTTAGTTTCCGCCTCAGCTTCTGGGACACCCAGAGAAAAGATCTCTCTAACTTCTCTTGAAGGACTGCTTCCTCCGCTGGCTGGGGCTTGCTCTCCTATTTCGCTTGTTGCTAAAGGAGGTTCAGATGAATTTAACGCTTGAACAACCTGCACAAGTGAGGGACTCGCTGACAAAACCGCTCCTAGATCAGGGCTTGCAGAATTAGAGTCTGAAttgtttccttctttcttaGCTGGTGAGCTGAATGCATCAGGTGTCATTAGGTTCAGACCTGTATTGTGGTTGGAAGATGCTGCCTCGATAGCTGCAACGACCGTCAATTCCTCATCTCCGTTCTCTTCCACTTCACCGTTCTGGTTAACAGCAGCTATACCTGGTAAATCTTCCATGTAATCTAGAGAGTCATGGGTTAAAGTGTCCATTAGACAATGACCGTCAACTTGCATCGCTGGTCTAAATGCAATGTGACACTCTTGCAGAGATTTTGGTTGAACTAAATACATCCTGACTACCAGCTGATCTTCTGATTCATCTTCTAATGGGCATAAATCTTCGAGAGATTCTCCTGTGGGTCTAACTCTTCGTTGTCCAGCATCTACTATGCCAAAACTCAGAATTGGATAAGGCAACAAGAATTCTGATATTGTATTCACACAAGCTAGGGCATCTGCGCTATCCTTAGCTAGACTGAGTATGTACAGAACTTTGTTGTATATATCAGAAAGTAGAAGATACCCGGCGCTCAAGTCAAGTCCCGCTTTCAAGACTGGTGTTTTCCCGTTCAAAGGAGCGAATTTAATCGTCTGTAAGCAGGTCCAAGACTCGCACGACCAGACTTTCAATTCAGAGTTATTATCACAGCCAGTTACTGCAAATCTCCAGAATTGTGCACTATACAAAACCAAATAACATAATGTGAATTCTATTTGCGTGAAACAAGAtaaaatgtacatatacaatGACCAGAAACCTACTCaggttgataatttttgtggtcatctaaaaaaaatagagatgaaATTGGACGACCAGCATGAGGTCTCCATTGATGCAGGCACCTCGGTTGTTGCTGATTGCCATGTTGAGTATTATTGCTTTGCATGTAAACTTGGAAGAATTTTATCTCGCCATCAAGACTTGCCGTAGCAAGAGCAGTACCATCTGGACTGAACGTCGCCTCAACTATCGTACCAGAGTGTTGATTGATCTCCATCATTCCCCCCCATTCTTCGTTTTGTGAAACGTCTGAGACCTGCTTCAGGCAACAATGATGAAAACAATCCGATATTTTTTGGAataatagattaaaaaattaaaacaagtTTGCAAAGTTTCATAATGACCTTGATGGGTCCTGGTCCAAGTCTTGCAGCAACAGCTGCGACTGACCAAAGTTCTGCTTTAGACCCACGAGTCAGGACTAAAAGTTTGGAAACTTCATCACCTTCGGCAGGTTCATCCTCAGGGATATAGGGGCACCATATGACACGATGGCTAGTTGGGGATGTATCCTCTGCATCGACTTGTAATATCAAAGTACATACTAATTTCAGAGGCATAGATTCTATGGAATGCACAAACAAACTTCCCGAATGATCAATGCAAGCCAAGAGGGCACTATTAATGTGTGCAAAAGCCAAATCTTGTACAGCGCCTTTCATTCCCCTAAGCAATGCACGCTGTTCTCTGTCTTTGTACACAACCCGAACAACACCTCCTCCTGTACCTCCTGCTGCAAGAAGGTAATATGATAATGTAATACAATATCCTCAAGCTTCTCTTATCTCGAATAATGATCCTTGAGAAAGTTTTCAATGGCACCTTTAATGCCATAGGCAAGATATTTTCCAGACATATGAACAGCGAGTAATTGTCCTGTATAGAATCTAAGTTCCCATGTAAAATCGACAATGTTTTTAAGCTTGACTTTAGAACTTCCATGATCATGTCCACCAGGAGATGGAACAATGGTAACATCAGTGCTGAATAATTCAACAGAGTGTTGGTCTTCATGGCCATTGAATTctctataaaaatttaaatatgaTTGATGCATCAGATTATTATCACCAAGAGTTTATCATGGCAATTAgctatgtaaaaataaatctcgaATAATTTGCTTACACAGTTTGCGGATATTGGAAAGGCCTGAGATTTTCCTCGTTTGGTTTAATCATTGTAATAGTGTTTGATGGTTTTCTGAAACAAGTTAATTTTTTAGTAATAAGTAACAAGGATCATGGAttcataacattttttttatctcttcaatAACGGGGAGGATTCTAACCCCTAACCGGTGACACGCTACCACGATAAAAGtttgttgtaaaataaattgtctTACCCGTCATACAAGTACATAcaagaatatacatacatatacgtctaTATATTCATACGCTACACCGAAGTTTAGATTCTGATTCTGACTGGCCAATACTCAATTAACGAAACATCCCTCCACCGATCATCTATCACGTACAGATTAACTCTGTATCGGAACTTGGAATTTTGGCAAAGATTGAAGAACTCAACTTGAAATGTCAGGATTTCACCATAGACCTACCGTGTGCTAGAAAAACGTAACGCCGATGAAGAATAgagttattatatacatgtatagagtTCAGTGGAAAGAACAGGCTGGTATTTACCTAGGTTTGCCAGCCAGATTTGGCCTCTGTCCGTTACCACTTCGGACTACTTCGAAAGCTTCGAACACTCTGCTTCGAACATGTCTATGCTTCGAACCGCTTCGAACGATCGCCATATTTTAGAAAAACTTCCGGTAGTATTTAAATTTCCACCGCCAAATATCAACTTCAGTTTGCAAAATCAATATCATCGTTGAGAACCCGCATCGGCATTATTATTCAATCTTCACGGTAATACAGTTGAAGAACCAGGGTATTATGAAGCATGGAAATATTGAACGTATTATACTTTGGGACCATCCAATGTTCTTTACTAGGAAACCCGAGAATTTCATCTCGAGAACAACGTGCAAACACCAGTAGACAAACGAATTTACACGGACAATAATAAAGTTCAGTCAACGgttttttattcagaaaaaagtaaatcagGTCCTTCAAAAATTATGCTACATAAGGAATTATTgtatcactttttttcctacatCCGTAAATCCGTAcggatttttgtattcaatgAGAGAAGTTATACAATATAGCATAGCGGTATAATGGAATGGGTTATGGTTAAATATGTAATGCAAATATTTAGCTTACTAGGCTTActaatgtaaaaaattattttcttctgttcCTTAAGATACGTGACGGCATTGGCGGAGAACTTGCTGGTTCTGGTTTGGGCACGCACTGAAATAAAAGTTATACACAGATAGTTAGGGAACACAGAAATCTTAGAAATATGGTTCACTGAATGCTGAGTACCTCAGATGCTTCGAGATCCAAGTAATTATCTTCTTGAAGTgcgaagagttttttttttcttggtttccttttttctgagGAAGGAATGGTTGGTAGTGCTAGAGCAGTTCGTCTCGTTACTCTCCTGAAAGAAATTCTCACTTATATAGGCGAAAACTCATACTACTgataaatcaaacaaaatatAAGATCAACAAGTGCTATTGCATAGTACAATGATTCTAGATTCTTGATGTAGCAACTTATAGTTTCGCTGGATTATTCATTTCTTGAATAACCTGTGACGCTATTTACTCACTTTGACTCACTACGTTCAGAGCCAGACAATTCGATGTCTGCATTTGTTTGGGCAATTAGACCAGGtacgttttttcttcgtctttgtTTCGAGTGTACCTCATGTTTGGTACTTTCATCCTCCGAAGTATGAAccacgttttctttttcttcctccatgGATTGGGACTTCTTAAGCTACTCgaattaatcaaaaatttttaatgattGCTAAATATAGATTTCAACAAGTCATGAGATTTTAGgtctcgttatattttttctattcacatCCCCGATATTACCTCCCCGGTATTTTTACTGATGTCCTCTCGGAGCTGTTCGACCAAAGCTTCATACCTCTGAATGGTCTCATCTCGGTTCTTACTGAACGATTCCATTTCACGTTCTTTGTCATCAAACTTTCGCCTTAAATCatcatattttattctcaatAGTTTGGTATCAGCTTCTTTATCATTTGCACTTTCATGCAGCAGAGCTACATGATCAGCATTTTGTTCCAGAGTCTGAATTTGCATTTCcaatttctctattttcaattGTGACGACTTATCAAGTCTTATCAAAGCTGCCTCAGTTTCAGCAAGAGATTTTTTAGCTCTTTCCAATTCCTGCAGCGTATCTTTCACCTCCTTTTCCattaccgagtctcttgaATTCAGTTGAATCAAAGTTTTCATCTCTGGAAATatcgtgtaaaaaatataatagccGATAAACCTAACGAAACTTAAGCATTAAGCGTATTAAAAATCATTACCTCTTTGTAGAGATAGAGtttctgcttctttttcttgttcacGGCTCATTGATGCTTGTAATTCATTCTCCAATGATTTTAACTGTTCGTAGTCCTTATCTAGTTTTATTTGCAAATGAGCTTTTTCAGCTTCAcatattttcaattgatcatCTAACATTGCTATTTGTTTTTGCAAATCGCCTATTTCTTCAAGGTTCTCTTCAAGTTTTGTAATCTTGCCAACATGGCTCTTTAAAAGCTGAAAGAGTTTAGTTTGATATCACAATATCATAAAATTTCTGCAGTTGGACTTGATGGAACAACTGATGATATCATATCAATAATTCATGGAAATCTACCTGCTCTTTCTCCGCATCTCTCTGCTTGGCAGCAGAGATGTCATTTTCCAGATTGGTAATGTAATTTATATGTTCTAATATGCACTAAAATATAGACACAAGTAAATACAAATAGTCAAACAAATTATACGTCAGGTCCGGTGCTACTAGTAAGGGATGGTGTTTATACTTTACCTTGGTGGATacttcttgtaatttttcaagtgTTTTCGATAATTCAATTTCCAAGGAGGCAACCTTTTTCAAAGTTATTTCCATCACCTAAGAATAACTTAATATTAGCAATATTAGCAATGTTTTAAATCATATTTCGCCTAGTTTTCATGATATACACGGTAGAATTGACTGTTTTTCTTATAATATCCTGACAGTTCGTACCTCTGATTTTTCCCTATCTTTATCTTCCCAATGTTTTTTATAGTTTTGCAATTCTAGGAGCTCAATCTCGTACTGCATTAATTTACTTGTTAGGTCTTCTTTTTCGCGTTCGGTTTCTTCCAACTTTTTAATAGTATTAATCAATTGGGTTCCCGAGTTATGCATTTCACTTTCAACCAATTGTAACGAGTTTTTGTATTCTGCGATCTCTCGTTGACAACTTTCAAATGAAGTTTGTAAGGAAACGTACCGCTGCTCAGCATCACTCAATTTTTGGCTCAATTCTTTCACAAGctattatcaaaaaataaatcattccaAATTTCTATCATCacctaaaatttttaaaatcaccACCTTCTttaaattgtgaaaataaacTCACTACAGACTCAGacggattttcttctttcagatCACCATGATCTCCTTCAAACTTCTTGACTTTTGGGCTCACTATTTTGTCGAccttattttcaatcattctGCTCGAAATCACTTTGAGAAGTTTAGCACTTTCATCCTGAGGTTCATACTCATCATTAATCACTTCGATCTTGATGGTGTCCCAATTATCTTTTGCATTTGCATCATCACTAAACACGAAGCTAGTTTGGCAGTCTGCGTTTTTACTTGCAGTTTTTGCTGCTTCAACATCtttcaaactttttatttGCTCTGTAATTTCACATAGAGTAGCTTTGGTCAAATTTAATTCTTCCCGGAGATCTTTCGTATGATTGCTGCTTTGAAGTAATCTCTGCTTCAGCAAtgcgttttcgttttctccgtCGAGAACTTTGGATTTCAAGCCTTCcatcttttcatcttttattgcAATTAACTCTTTCAAATCCTTCACTTCCAGAGTTATACCACCAAGCTCGTCTTTTAATTTTCCGAGTTCTAATAACTATaacataataaatatttaatgcAGTGAGCTGCAAATCTAGcaaagtttgaaattaaaaatagagagaaatcAGAATTCAGAAATCATTCATTGACCATAAAACATGAGACTCCCTAAGAACTATAAATATCATTATGAAATGAAGCACAATAAAccggaaaaatatgaaagttACACCAGAATAAAGCTGTGCATAAAAAACAAACCTTCGGACAAGCTATAAGAACAGGTAGAAATTAGAATCagattaaataaaaatgaatataccTAGGAAAAGTATAGGAATCAATCGTGAAAcagaattagaaaataaataaaggctGTGTGAAGAAGATAACATGCattctgaaaataatacaaaattgaaatttatcatcgaaGCAAATTATACCTGTTCTTTCTTAATGGAATCGTCAGCAGCACTATTTACTTGGGTATCTTGAGCGCGTGCAATCTCTTCGTCCAAGCATTTCTGTAACTTCTCTTTCTCGTTATAAAGTACCAAACAATTAGCATCCGATTTATGCCATCTGTCCTCAGCATTATGCGATTTTTCCTCAGCATCGGCTAAGACCTTGGCATAAGCCTCTAGCTTTTCTTCAAGATCCTCAATATTCTTTGTACTACCTACTAAACAAATGTTAGCTTGCTCAATTTGTTCTGAAAGATCAGCTATCAATTCTGTTGCTTTCATTAGCTGTTCATCTCTCTTTTCGATGGTCTTTTCCAGTTCTGATTCAACCTCAGTGATTCGCAACCATTCTGCTTTTGCCTCATCTAAATACTCTTTCAGGGACTAGATAGAAcgaattataatttacaaGTTGTAATAGCCATTGTTTTGAAAACATTATTATGCTAATTTACGCGGTGTATCAAAGATAACTGAATCTACTCTACCTTGATTTGCTCCTCTCGAGCAGACAATTGTTTTTTAAGCTCTTCAATAATTCTGCTGGGTTCTTCGCTGCAGCTGATATCATTTTGGGCAGCGATCAAGAGAGTTCTACAATTCTGCAGATCTTTTTTCACCAGAGAAAGTTCGAGAACAATATGATTATTTTCtagtttcaatttctcttcagATTCACGTAGTTCCTTGACACTTTTTTTCAGAGTTTCAATTTTGGCTGTGAGCTGTGTATTCTCAGCCTCAAGTTCTTCGATACTGGCATTTTCCTCAGCATCAGTACTGAGACTGAGACTGCTTTGTTGTCTTTGCGATAATAGGTTTAATTTAGCCTCGTAATAATCTTTGAGTTGCTCTACCGACCATTCAAGCATTTCTTCTTGCTGTTCTTCCATATCTTGTAATCGATttctataattattcaaaaaattcacgtaaAAACTTTACCAACACATCCGGTAattctcacaaaaaaaaaattcatataatatattatatatgtgtatatacttgAAGTTCGTCTCGAGGTCTGAGATTATAACGGAGTACATTTTTGACATTTCGTCACGAATTTCAAAGTCTGTGTTCAGTAGAGATACTTTTAGCTttgctatttcctttttcaatttcttattcTCCCTCACTACTTCATCATATTCTTCCAGATGAATATATTCTGCTCTTTCCGTGCTTGCACAAGATTCATCCCCTactacaaaaaaaacaaagattgtATACAATTCCAATTACTCTTCATGAGCAATACAGTGGGACTGAAATCATCCTGAAG
Proteins encoded in this window:
- the LOC105691135 gene encoding kinesin-like protein KIF20B isoform X2, with the translated sequence MDDTLASIRPSSNETMQKSTIYERDPSILACGQVNVPLKQSNKKLQSLFEDEESDSRGSYSSLQSISALSSTIRVYLRMRPLTKKAELTKEHEMAYEILDSNTLLTRLPSPDFNCSSFKRPKGNDTLSRKFTFTSTFGPETTQRQLFETIIEQQMINLLNGQTGTVMSYGTTNAGKSYTLQGTTSSPGIIPRALEFIFNNLNPRPVPCYKPLYNTEVVSLDASDQAYELDLKVKLLSFGPIDKSQYIQAYMAMQQILQNESPQKPCKISDSDYSIWVSFAEIYNETIHDLLSNDCPKKRVPLKLATDSNGKAFIKGLKMVCVNSGSEAYQLLMAGQYNLKVASTTLNARSSRSHSIFTVKLLKYHKENSPAHVEVSTFSFCDLAGSERLKKTLNAGERLKEAQNINTSLLVLGRCLKSIFEGQVAKPKYEVIGPFRESKLTRLFQSALSGKEHIALIVNVNPSPDLHVETQNVLNFSAIAKQIVVEPVARAKRRTSSTRFSQLVSQSIKTVTDWDLTKFESVIGDESCASTERAEYIHLEEYDEVVRENKKLKKEIAKLKVSLLNTDFEIRDEMSKMYSVIISDLETNFKNRLQDMEEQQEEMLEWSVEQLKDYYEAKLNLLSQRQQSSLSLSTDAEENASIEELEAENTQLTAKIETLKKSVKELRESEEKLKLENNHIVLELSLVKKDLQNCRTLLIAAQNDISCSEEPSRIIEELKKQLSAREEQIKSLKEYLDEAKAEWLRITEVESELEKTIEKRDEQLMKATELIADLSEQIEQANICLVGSTKNIEDLEEKLEAYAKVLADAEEKSHNAEDRWHKSDANCLVLYNEKEKLQKCLDEEIARAQDTQVNSAADDSIKKEQLLELGKLKDELGGITLEVKDLKELIAIKDEKMEGLKSKVLDGENENALLKQRLLQSSNHTKDLREELNLTKATLCEITEQIKSLKDVEAAKTASKNADCQTSFVFSDDANAKDNWDTIKIEVINDEYEPQDESAKLLKVISSRMIENKVDKIVSPKVKKFEGDHGDLKEENPSESVLVKELSQKLSDAEQRYVSLQTSFESCQREIAEYKNSLQLVESEMHNSGTQLINTIKKLEETEREKEDLTSKLMQYEIELLELQNYKKHWEDKDREKSEVMEITLKKVASLEIELSKTLEKLQEVSTKCILEHINYITNLENDISAAKQRDAEKEQLLKSHVGKITKLEENLEEIGDLQKQIAMLDDQLKICEAEKAHLQIKLDKDYEQLKSLENELQASMSREQEKEAETLSLQREMKTLIQLNSRDSVMEKEVKDTLQELERAKKSLAETEAALIRLDKSSQLKIEKLEMQIQTLEQNADHVALLHESANDKEADTKLLRIKYDDLRRKFDDKEREMESFSKNRDETIQRYEALVEQLREDISKNTGELKKSQSMEEEKENVVHTSEDESTKHEVHSKQRRRKNVPGLIAQTNADIELSGSERSESKRVTRRTALALPTIPSSEKRKPRKKKLFALQEDNYLDLEASECVPKPEPASSPPMPSRILRNRRK
- the LOC105691135 gene encoding kinesin-like protein KIF20B isoform X1 → MPSTQMDDTLASIRPSSNETMQKSTIYERDPSILACGQVNVPLKQSNKKLQSLFEDEESDSRGSYSSLQSISALSSTIRVYLRMRPLTKKAELTKEHEMAYEILDSNTLLTRLPSPDFNCSSFKRPKGNDTLSRKFTFTSTFGPETTQRQLFETIIEQQMINLLNGQTGTVMSYGTTNAGKSYTLQGTTSSPGIIPRALEFIFNNLNPRPVPCYKPLYNTEVVSLDASDQAYELDLKVKLLSFGPIDKSQYIQAYMAMQQILQNESPQKPCKISDSDYSIWVSFAEIYNETIHDLLSNDCPKKRVPLKLATDSNGKAFIKGLKMVCVNSGSEAYQLLMAGQYNLKVASTTLNARSSRSHSIFTVKLLKYHKENSPAHVEVSTFSFCDLAGSERLKKTLNAGERLKEAQNINTSLLVLGRCLKSIFEGQVAKPKYEVIGPFRESKLTRLFQSALSGKEHIALIVNVNPSPDLHVETQNVLNFSAIAKQIVVEPVARAKRRTSSTRFSQLVSQSIKTVTDWDLTKFESVIGDESCASTERAEYIHLEEYDEVVRENKKLKKEIAKLKVSLLNTDFEIRDEMSKMYSVIISDLETNFKNRLQDMEEQQEEMLEWSVEQLKDYYEAKLNLLSQRQQSSLSLSTDAEENASIEELEAENTQLTAKIETLKKSVKELRESEEKLKLENNHIVLELSLVKKDLQNCRTLLIAAQNDISCSEEPSRIIEELKKQLSAREEQIKSLKEYLDEAKAEWLRITEVESELEKTIEKRDEQLMKATELIADLSEQIEQANICLVGSTKNIEDLEEKLEAYAKVLADAEEKSHNAEDRWHKSDANCLVLYNEKEKLQKCLDEEIARAQDTQVNSAADDSIKKEQLLELGKLKDELGGITLEVKDLKELIAIKDEKMEGLKSKVLDGENENALLKQRLLQSSNHTKDLREELNLTKATLCEITEQIKSLKDVEAAKTASKNADCQTSFVFSDDANAKDNWDTIKIEVINDEYEPQDESAKLLKVISSRMIENKVDKIVSPKVKKFEGDHGDLKEENPSESVLVKELSQKLSDAEQRYVSLQTSFESCQREIAEYKNSLQLVESEMHNSGTQLINTIKKLEETEREKEDLTSKLMQYEIELLELQNYKKHWEDKDREKSEVMEITLKKVASLEIELSKTLEKLQEVSTKCILEHINYITNLENDISAAKQRDAEKEQLLKSHVGKITKLEENLEEIGDLQKQIAMLDDQLKICEAEKAHLQIKLDKDYEQLKSLENELQASMSREQEKEAETLSLQREMKTLIQLNSRDSVMEKEVKDTLQELERAKKSLAETEAALIRLDKSSQLKIEKLEMQIQTLEQNADHVALLHESANDKEADTKLLRIKYDDLRRKFDDKEREMESFSKNRDETIQRYEALVEQLREDISKNTGELKKSQSMEEEKENVVHTSEDESTKHEVHSKQRRRKNVPGLIAQTNADIELSGSERSESKRVTRRTALALPTIPSSEKRKPRKKKLFALQEDNYLDLEASECVPKPEPASSPPMPSRILRNRRK